The window GTCAAGGCCGGTCCACCCCTTCCGCACCCTCGCGGAATCGCCTAGGTTTGGCATGATCAGGCCACGAAACCGCAGGCAGCCCCGCCGTCACCCCTCAGGCGGGCCAGGGCAGCACAGGGCTGGAACCGTGATCCTCACCGTCACACTGAACACCGCCGTCGACCTGACCTACCACGTCCCGGCCCTGCGCGAGCACACCACCCACCGGGTCACCGAGACCCGGGAACGCCCCGGCGGCAAGGGCCTGAACGTCGCCCGCGTCCTGGCCCGGCTCGGCCACGACACCACCGTCACCGGCTTCGCCGGCGGCCCCACCGGCGCCTGGCTGCGCGAGGCCCTCTCCGGTGAGAGCCGGGTCCGCGACGCCCTGGTCCCGATCGGCGGCACCACCCGCCGCACCGTGGCCGTCGTCGACACCGCCGGTGGCGACACCACCCAGTTCAACGAGCCCGGCCCGATCGTGACCGCCGCCGAGTGGGAGGCGCTGAAGAGGGCGTACGCGACGCTGCTGCCCGGCGCCGAAGCGGTCGCCCTCTGCGGCAGTCTCCCGCCCGGCGTGCCCGTCGGGGCCTACGCCCACCTGATCCGCGAGGCCCGCGCCGCGAACGTCC is drawn from Streptomyces diastaticus subsp. diastaticus and contains these coding sequences:
- a CDS encoding 1-phosphofructokinase family hexose kinase gives rise to the protein MILTVTLNTAVDLTYHVPALREHTTHRVTETRERPGGKGLNVARVLARLGHDTTVTGFAGGPTGAWLREALSGESRVRDALVPIGGTTRRTVAVVDTAGGDTTQFNEPGPIVTAAEWEALKRAYATLLPGAEAVALCGSLPPGVPVGAYAHLIREARAANVPVLLDTSGEPLRRGIAARPDLVKPNATELADLTGTRDPRHAARAARRRGARAVVASLGAEGLLAETAAGAWRAAPPAPVRGNPTGAGDSAVAGLLAGLVEGADWPDRLVRAAALSAATVHASAAGEYDEAVYRDLAVRITATAPHGAA